Proteins from a genomic interval of Providencia stuartii:
- a CDS encoding SLC13 family permease produces MNGELLWVLTLLLIAIVLFTTNKIRMDVVALLVIVAFVLSDTLTLEQATAGFADPNVLLIAALFVIGDGLVRTGIAYQMGDWLVRVAGSSESKMLVFLMITVAGLGAFMSSTGVVAIFIPVVLSVAARMKISPSRLMMPLGFAGLISGMMTLVATPPNMVVNSELVREGIKGFQFFSITPIGLVILLAGIAYMWVARRWLGSSEPDKLPERYQRSFRDLIRDYKLTGRARRLAIRKGSPLIGHSLDELHLRSRYEANVVGIERWRKFRRVMVSATGGTELREQDVLLVDISVSDDELRQFCFEQKLEPMILRGDYFSDQSRDVGMAEVSMNPDSELLGKSLRDIKFRTRYGLNVVGIRRDGKAMDGKLVDEPLRLGDILLVIGDWKLIRILSTKPRNFIVLNLAAEVEAVAPASSQAPHALFCLALMVAMMVTNEIPNFIAALIACLLMGKFRCIDMESAYKSIHWPSIILIVGMMPFALALQKTGGIALAVDALMEIAGNLGPHVMLLCLFILCASIGLFISNTATAVLMAPIAIAAARQMEVSPLPFAMIVGIAASAAFMTPVSSPVNTLVLGPGGYKFGDFVKIGVPFTIVVMIISVLIVPILFPF; encoded by the coding sequence TTGAACGGAGAATTGTTGTGGGTGTTAACCCTCCTGTTGATCGCAATTGTACTGTTCACCACAAACAAAATTCGGATGGATGTGGTGGCATTACTCGTTATAGTGGCCTTTGTTCTAAGTGATACTTTAACTTTAGAGCAAGCGACCGCGGGTTTTGCGGACCCTAACGTATTATTGATAGCGGCTTTATTTGTTATTGGTGATGGCTTAGTACGAACCGGTATCGCCTATCAAATGGGGGATTGGCTAGTACGAGTGGCTGGTAGCAGCGAAAGCAAGATGTTAGTTTTTTTAATGATCACCGTTGCTGGGCTTGGTGCCTTTATGAGCTCTACTGGTGTTGTCGCTATCTTTATTCCTGTCGTGCTGAGTGTTGCAGCACGAATGAAAATTTCTCCAAGTCGATTAATGATGCCTTTAGGCTTTGCCGGCCTGATCAGCGGTATGATGACGTTGGTCGCAACACCACCGAATATGGTGGTTAACAGTGAGTTGGTCAGAGAAGGTATCAAAGGCTTTCAATTCTTTTCAATTACACCGATTGGTTTGGTGATTTTACTGGCCGGTATCGCGTATATGTGGGTTGCGCGCCGTTGGTTAGGTAGCAGTGAACCAGACAAACTTCCTGAGCGTTACCAACGTAGTTTCCGTGATTTGATTCGTGACTATAAATTAACGGGTAGGGCGCGTCGTCTGGCTATTCGTAAAGGTTCCCCCTTGATCGGACATTCTCTCGATGAACTACATTTGCGTTCTCGCTATGAAGCTAACGTCGTTGGGATTGAGCGTTGGCGTAAATTCCGCCGTGTTATGGTGAGTGCAACTGGTGGCACAGAACTTAGAGAGCAAGATGTATTGCTGGTGGACATTTCTGTGAGTGACGATGAACTACGTCAATTTTGTTTTGAGCAGAAATTAGAACCAATGATATTACGTGGTGATTACTTTTCAGATCAGTCCCGTGATGTTGGCATGGCTGAAGTTTCTATGAACCCTGACTCTGAATTATTGGGTAAAAGCTTACGCGATATTAAGTTTCGTACTCGCTATGGCCTCAATGTGGTGGGGATTCGTCGTGATGGTAAAGCGATGGATGGTAAGCTCGTTGATGAACCTTTACGCCTTGGTGATATCTTATTAGTCATTGGGGATTGGAAATTAATTCGTATTTTATCAACCAAACCTCGTAATTTTATTGTATTGAATCTGGCCGCAGAGGTTGAAGCCGTCGCTCCTGCTTCGTCACAAGCACCGCATGCTTTATTTTGTTTGGCCTTAATGGTTGCCATGATGGTCACTAATGAAATTCCCAACTTTATTGCTGCATTAATTGCTTGTTTATTGATGGGAAAATTTCGTTGTATCGATATGGAAAGTGCTTATAAATCGATTCACTGGCCAAGTATCATACTGATTGTCGGGATGATGCCATTTGCGCTAGCATTACAAAAAACTGGAGGGATCGCCTTAGCAGTAGATGCATTGATGGAAATAGCCGGTAATTTGGGACCACATGTGATGTTACTGTGTTTATTTATACTTTGTGCCTCTATAGGTTTGTTTATTTCAAATACCGCGACCGCTGTTTTAATGGCGCCTATCGCTATCGCGGCAGCTCGTCAAATGGAAGTCTCTCCTTTACCCTTTGCTATGATTGTCGGTATTGCGGCTTCTGCTGCATTTATGACGCCTGTTTCCTCACCAGTCAACACATTAGTACTTGGCCCAGGAGGTTATAAATTCGGCGATTTCGTTAAAATAGGTGTTCCTTTCACGATAGTGGTAATGATAATCAGTGTATTGATTGTGCCTATTCTTTTTCCTTTCTAA
- a CDS encoding YfbU family protein codes for MEMTNAQRLILSNQYKMMTMLDPENADRYRRLQTIIERGFGLQMRELDRDFGELSESTCRTVIDIMEMYHALQVSYGNMSDAQGVDPRRVQFLGFDAATEARYLSYVRFMVNTEGRYTHFDSGTHGFNSQTPMWDKYVRMLGIWRACPRQYHLSAVEISQIINA; via the coding sequence ATGGAAATGACCAATGCACAACGCTTAATTCTATCCAATCAATATAAAATGATGACTATGCTTGATCCTGAAAACGCGGATCGTTATCGCCGTTTACAAACGATTATTGAGCGTGGCTTTGGCTTACAAATGCGTGAGCTTGATAGAGACTTTGGTGAGTTAAGTGAAAGTACTTGCCGCACGGTAATTGATATTATGGAGATGTATCACGCATTGCAGGTGTCATATGGTAATATGAGCGACGCCCAAGGCGTTGACCCTCGTCGTGTACAATTCTTAGGCTTTGATGCTGCGACAGAAGCGCGTTATTTGAGTTATGTTCGTTTTATGGTGAACACTGAAGGTCGTTACACGCATTTCGATAGTGGAACTCATGGTTTCAACTCGCAAACGCCTATGTGGGATAAATATGTGCGAATGTTGGGAATCTGGCGTGCATGTCCTCGTCAATACCACTTATCGGCAGTCGAAATTAGTCAAATTATCAATGCATAA
- a CDS encoding sugar phosphatase yields MELKAKGFLFDLDGTLVDSLAVVERCWCLFGEEIGVSRDEIIHFIHGKPALTSLRHFMPEASEDEIKARFRWLEEMEASDTEGVIALSGAVALLQRLDELAVPWAIVTSGTVPIAHGRQQAAGLPEPKHWVTFEKVSKGKPDPEPFLLGAKALNLDPKDCIAFEDAQAGIYSALDAGCQVVAVHAPESMPRREQIHAIISSLTQVSVTHSDKNGVFTLLVSKNV; encoded by the coding sequence GTGGAGTTAAAAGCAAAAGGTTTTTTATTTGATCTCGATGGTACCTTAGTCGATTCATTAGCCGTTGTAGAGCGTTGCTGGTGTTTATTTGGTGAAGAAATAGGCGTAAGTCGTGATGAAATTATTCATTTTATCCATGGAAAGCCTGCTTTAACGAGTTTACGACACTTTATGCCTGAAGCCAGCGAAGATGAAATTAAAGCACGTTTTCGCTGGTTAGAAGAGATGGAAGCCTCGGATACTGAAGGTGTTATAGCCTTATCTGGTGCTGTGGCATTACTTCAGCGATTAGATGAGTTAGCGGTACCATGGGCCATTGTGACATCGGGAACCGTACCGATTGCCCATGGTCGTCAACAGGCCGCAGGATTACCAGAACCTAAACACTGGGTTACGTTTGAAAAAGTGTCTAAAGGTAAACCAGACCCTGAACCTTTTTTATTAGGGGCGAAAGCCTTAAATTTAGATCCAAAAGACTGTATTGCGTTTGAAGATGCTCAAGCTGGGATTTATTCGGCTCTTGATGCCGGTTGTCAAGTGGTGGCGGTCCATGCACCAGAGAGTATGCCAAGAAGAGAACAAATTCATGCGATAATCAGTTCATTAACGCAAGTTTCGGTAACTCACTCAGACAAAAATGGTGTTTTTACACTATTAGTGTCAAAAAATGTTTAA
- the yfbR gene encoding 5'-deoxynucleotidase, which produces MSYFFAHLARMKLIHRWPLMRNVRTENVSEHSLQVAMVAHALAIIKNRKFGGHVNAERIALLAMYHDASEVITGDLPTPIKYHNSQIAHEYKKIEQFAQQKLLDMLPEELQEDFKPLLIEELQSNEEHSIVKQADSLCAYLKCLEELSAGNSEFKLAKKRLEKILAQRKSPEMDYFIDIFVPGFKLSLDEISH; this is translated from the coding sequence ATGAGCTACTTCTTTGCCCACCTTGCACGAATGAAACTCATCCATCGTTGGCCACTCATGCGTAACGTACGCACTGAAAACGTCTCAGAGCACAGTTTACAGGTAGCGATGGTCGCTCACGCACTGGCCATCATCAAAAACCGTAAGTTTGGTGGTCATGTCAATGCTGAGCGCATCGCCTTGTTAGCCATGTATCATGACGCAAGTGAAGTGATTACGGGCGATCTCCCAACGCCGATTAAGTATCACAATTCACAAATTGCCCATGAATATAAAAAAATCGAGCAATTTGCTCAGCAAAAGCTATTAGATATGTTACCTGAAGAATTACAGGAAGATTTTAAACCGCTGCTTATCGAAGAATTACAGTCAAATGAAGAACATAGTATAGTAAAACAAGCAGACTCACTCTGTGCTTACTTGAAATGTCTAGAAGAATTATCCGCTGGAAATAGTGAATTTAAATTAGCCAAAAAGCGTCTTGAAAAAATTCTTGCGCAAAGAAAAAGCCCTGAAATGGATTATTTCATCGACATTTTTGTTCCGGGATTCAAACTTTCACTGGATGAAATTAGTCATTAA
- the yfbV gene encoding terminus macrodomain insulation protein YfbV translates to MSTLQNSPPGFFKRFRLGNLYLKTFPMEKKLSPVFPELRMIKATRFGIRFMPPIAIFTLTWQIALGGELGPAVATALFACSLPMQGLWWLGKRASTPLPASLLNWFHEIREKFTQAGIAIAPIEQQPDYLALAQLLKRAFKQLDKSFMDDV, encoded by the coding sequence ATGAGTACATTGCAAAACTCACCGCCAGGTTTTTTTAAACGCTTTAGGTTGGGGAACCTGTACCTAAAAACATTTCCTATGGAGAAAAAATTATCTCCCGTTTTTCCTGAACTGCGTATGATCAAAGCGACACGTTTTGGCATCCGCTTTATGCCGCCAATTGCGATATTTACCTTAACTTGGCAAATAGCCTTAGGGGGGGAACTCGGGCCAGCAGTGGCGACAGCCTTATTTGCTTGTAGTTTACCTATGCAAGGATTGTGGTGGTTAGGTAAGAGAGCATCAACGCCGCTTCCTGCCAGTTTATTGAATTGGTTTCATGAAATTCGTGAGAAATTTACTCAAGCAGGTATCGCAATAGCCCCTATCGAACAGCAGCCTGATTACTTGGCGTTAGCGCAATTATTAAAGCGAGCATTTAAGCAATTAGACAAGTCATTCATGGATGACGTTTAA